The following nucleotide sequence is from uncultured Draconibacterium sp..
AATCGTTTGGGAAAACATTTGGCAGGAGATAAAGACGTGAAACTTCCAATTCTTACTTCGTGCTGTCCGGCATGGGTGAAATTCTTCGAGCACCAATTCCCGGAAATGAAAGATATTCCTTCAACAGCACGCTCGCCACAGCAAATGTTTGGTGCTATTGCTAAAACTTATTTTGCCGATCAGTTGGGAATTAAACGCGAGGATTTGGTTGTGGTTTCGATAATGCCATGTGTGGCTAAAAAATACGAATGTGGTCGCGACGAGTTTAAAACCAACGATAACCCGGATGTTGATCATGCTATCACAACCCGTGAGTTGGCAGCACTGATCAAACTTTCGAATATTGATTTTACCGCACTGCCGAACGAAGACTTTGATAATCCGCTGGGAGAATCAACCGGAGCCGGAGTAATTTTCGGAACAACCGGTGGAGTAATCGAAGCTGCAGTTCGTACGGCGTATGAAGTTCATACCAAAAAAGAATTACCAAAATTAGATTTTGAGGAATTACGTGGTATGGAAGGAATACGTGAAGCGACTATCGATTTTGACGGATTACCAATAAAAATTGGTATTGCGCATGGTTTGGGTAACGCACGAAAATTACTGGAAGATATTCAGGCAGGGAAAAGTGAATTCCACGCCATTGAAATTATGAGCTGCCCCGGTGGTTGTATTGGTGGTGGCGGTCAACCTTATCATCATGGCGATGCAACAGTTTTGAAAAAACGACAAGCTGCCCTGTATCAGGAGGATAAAAACAAAACGCTGCGCAAGTCGCACGAAAATCCACATATTATTGAGTTGTATGAAAAGTTCCTGGGTGAACCGATGAGTGAAAAAGCACATCATCTGCTGCACACCGAATATTTCGACAGGACTTAGTTCATGAATGCATTAATGATTAAATGCTTTAATTTTTAAAAACTAAAAAACTGAAATCATGCCAAAAATTAAATTAGCAGAGAATACAGTACAGCTCATAAAAGATATTTGTGTTGAATTTGAAAATAAGGAAAGCGAACTGATAAATGTGCTTCACCAAGTGCAAAGCAAGTTGGGTTACTTGCCAGCTGAAGTGCAGGAGGTAATTGCAAAGGAGCTTAAAACCTCGGTAGCAAAAGTGTACGGTGTGGTAACTTTTTACAGCTTCTTCACGATGATCCCGCAAGGCGAAAATCCAATCTCAATTTGTATGGGAACCGCTTGTTATGTTCGTGGTGCCGAGCAGGTATTAAACGAATTTAAACGCCAGCTGAAAGTTGAGGTGGGTGAGTCGACCGAAGACGGTAAATTCTCCATCAACTGCCTGCGCTGCGTTGGCGCCTGTGGTTTGGCGCCTGTGGTAACCGTTGGCGAAAAAGTGTACGGAAGAGTTGCTCCAACCGATGTAAAAAAGATAATAGCCGAATATCACAATCGTTAGTCGGTTGAATAAAATATTTACTTGATGAAAATTTCCCTCCGTATTTTACGGGGGGATTTTTTTATGAGAATATGGAAGCTTAGGAAGAAATACTTTTAATAAACTGAATACTACGTTCGTTAAAGATATCGGGCTGGTCGATATTACATACGTGGCCGCTGTTTTTAATAATTTCCAGTTTCGAGTTAAAATGTTTTTTCACCAGATTCGAAACGGTTGGTAAAAACATATGATCGCGGTCGCCCATCAAATATAAAACAGGTGCCGATGCTTCTTTAATCAAAAACTCCTGCAGGTTACCTTTAATTTCGGTTGACATTCGCAGCCATTTCTTAAATTCCTTTTCTCCTAAACGGATGGCTTCGCGAATGAATAATTTGCGCGATGCGATATCCTTTTTGTAAGGGATCAGAATCCATGCATTGATTCGGTATAACCACATGTACGGGACAATTGTTTGCAGCAATTTGGCTACTGAAACCAGCGCATTGATACGCGAATTAAATTGAACGACTGCACCTCCTAAAATAATGGATTCAGCACGTCCCGGTGCCAGTTTATCCATAGCACGAATAACAATACAACCCAACGAAATGCCTACTAAATGGGCTTTTTCAATTTTTAGATGATCCATTGTGCGGATAACATCCAACGCAATCTCATCGAAAGCGTAAATCTCTTCTTTTGTGTATTCTTTTTTCGATTTTCCATGCCCTCGCAGGTCAACCAAAAGTACATTAAAATGCTTTTTGAATTCGCGTAGCTGCCTAAACCAAACCACATTACTTCCTCCGGCGCCGTGCACAAACACCACCCAGGTTTTAGAGCTTTTATGTGGAAATACTTTGTTGTAAAGCATGCTGCAAAAATAGAATTATTTCGAAATAACAACAAAGCTTATTTTTTGTTGAAAACTTAAAAATTCTTAAGACTTTGCTAATTTATATTCAACCTTATACAGTTCCTTGTGTGTTTCGGCAAGTAATTCCTTTACCGGAATATGAGCAGGAATTTTTGTTGCCTCTATTTTGTCAAGATTGGGTTGCGTAGGCAACTCTCCCGGAAACCAGTGACTTTTTTCTTTAAAGGTTTTGTAGCGGTACTTTGCAAAATCAATCATGTCGTATGATTTCCAGAGGCGGCGCAAACGTAATACTTCCGGAATGTTTATTCCCGACGGATCGTTTTGCATGTCAAAACCTTCGTAAACGGCATACGGATCGTCGAATAAAAAACTATCCAGTTTTAGTTTTGTCTCGTAATCCGTTTTATTCCATGGAGATGAGGTGGGGAAAATGCCCTTCATTTCCTCAAAATGTTCTCTTTCAGTCATACCGAACGAAAGTGTGTGAATGGCTGGATTATTTAGGCAAAACCGTGCATTCCACTGAATAGGTGTAAGCGGATAAGTGGCATCTTTTACTTTGGCCGATGGCTTGAAAAGTTGGCCGCCTTTGTCGTTTGGCGAGATAATAAAAACACCCATATCGTGTACTTCTGCCATTTGCACCGCTGCCAGGTTTCGCTGGTTGAAATAGTAGTAGTGTAGGTTAACGAACTCGAACAAACCGGTTTCAATGGCCCGTACAATAACTTCCATTGGCGCATGAGTGCTGAAACCAACATGTTGTATTATGCCTTCTTCTTTTAATTTTAACAGCGCTTCTACCGGACCTCCGCTTTTGCAGCTTTGTTCGAGCAACTCGGGGGTGTTAATGCCGTGCCAGCCATAAAAATCGAGGTAGTCGGTTTGCAAATCGCGTAACTGGTTTTCCACCATTTCAAAAGTGTCATCAGCTGTCATCGGGCTTCCTTTGGTCATTAAATGATACGATGTGCGCGGAATGGCCAATTCTTCATTTAAAACTTTACCATAAACGGTCTCGCTTTTTTTGTAGCCCCATGCCGTTTCAATGTGGTTAATGCCCGAATCAAATGCCAGTTGAACAGTGTTTAAACATTCTTCAAAAGTATCCTCGGGAATTTCACGTCGCGGATCGTCCCAGCCATGTTTAAAACGCATGCCACCCAGTGTTATAGTACTCAGATGTTTTTCGGTTTTCCCAAAACGGCGGTATTGCATTCCCTCTTTTTTATTCAGAATAACGGACATAACAGTGCAATCAATTTTTAAGTTTCAGCCGACAAAGGTAGGCTTTTATATATTTTTCGAAATTTATAGCTGTTAAAGAAAATGTTAAGCAATTTCTGCAATAAAAAAAGTCCAAAACAAAATGGAAATTGTTCTGGACTTTTACTTCATTTAAGAATGTTCTTATTTTTTGTTTTTTACATACTTCTCAAGCCATTGATCCTGCTCCCAAAGCATGTGTAAAATCGATTCGCGTGCTGAGTATCCGTGGCTTTCTTTAGGTAGCATTACCAAACGAACCGGCGCTCCCATGCCTTTTAGCGCATTAAAATAGCGCTCGCTTTGCATGGGGTATGTTCCTGCGTTGTTATCTGCAATTCCATGAATAAGCAACAGTGGCGTTTTCATTTTGTCAGCGTGCATAAACGGACTCATCGTGTAATAAACTTCCGGAGCTTCCCAGTAAGTTCTCTCTTCCCGCTGAAATCCGAACGGCGTAAGCGTACGATTATATGCACCACTTCGTGCAATTCCGGCAGCAAACAAATCGGAATGAGATAGCAGGTTAGCAGTCATAAACGCACCGTAAGAGTGGCCGCCTACGGCAACGCGTTCACGGTCTATATAACCAAGTTCGTCAACAGCATCAATAGCAGCTTTTGCATTCGCCACCAATTGTTTGCGGAAAGTGTCATTTGGTTCTGCATCTCCTTCACCAACAATTGGGAAGGCTGCATCGTCGAGAACTACATAGCCTCTGGTTACCCAAAATATGATAGAGCCGGCTGATGGAGCCGTAAAAGTATGTGGAGATGAGGTTACCTGGCTTGCGGCCGACTTGTCTTTGTATTCGCGCGGATATGCCCACATTACCATTGGTAGTTTTTCTTTCTTCTCCATATCGTAACCGGCAGGCAGGTATAAAGTTCCCGATAAATCAAGCCCGTCTTCACGCTTGTAGTTAATAATCTCTTTGTGAATGTCGGCAATGCTTTGAAACGGATTTTTAAAGAAAGTAATCTGCTGCGGAGCAATACGTTTTTTTATGTTTCTGATGTAGTAATTTGGGTACTGTGTACTGGTTTCAACGCGCGTTAACAGTACACCTTTGTCGGCATCAATTACACGCGAAATGTTTTCCAACGTGGTTTCTCCGTCAGCGCGCCACAAACGTTCTGTTTCTCTGGTTTTCAAATCAAAAGCATCGAAAAATGGACGAATTCCTTCGGGTGAATATCCGCGTCCGGTAAGGTAAAGCGTATTTTTATCCATCTCAAGGGTGTAAGTTCCCAGCTCATTTTTAGTGGTTACAAACGAGCCCGGATCATTATACCTGTCATTCGTATTTCGATCGAAAAGAATAACAGGTTCAGCCGATGCATCGCCCGGGTTGAAAAGGTATGTTTTTTCGTTTCGGGTATTCCACCACTCGTCGGTTGCAATTGCTACATCGTCATTTCCCCAAATAATACGAGCAAAA
It contains:
- a CDS encoding aldo/keto reductase, which encodes MSVILNKKEGMQYRRFGKTEKHLSTITLGGMRFKHGWDDPRREIPEDTFEECLNTVQLAFDSGINHIETAWGYKKSETVYGKVLNEELAIPRTSYHLMTKGSPMTADDTFEMVENQLRDLQTDYLDFYGWHGINTPELLEQSCKSGGPVEALLKLKEEGIIQHVGFSTHAPMEVIVRAIETGLFEFVNLHYYYFNQRNLAAVQMAEVHDMGVFIISPNDKGGQLFKPSAKVKDATYPLTPIQWNARFCLNNPAIHTLSFGMTEREHFEEMKGIFPTSSPWNKTDYETKLKLDSFLFDDPYAVYEGFDMQNDPSGINIPEVLRLRRLWKSYDMIDFAKYRYKTFKEKSHWFPGELPTQPNLDKIEATKIPAHIPVKELLAETHKELYKVEYKLAKS
- a CDS encoding alpha/beta hydrolase, translating into MLYNKVFPHKSSKTWVVFVHGAGGSNVVWFRQLREFKKHFNVLLVDLRGHGKSKKEYTKEEIYAFDEIALDVIRTMDHLKIEKAHLVGISLGCIVIRAMDKLAPGRAESIILGGAVVQFNSRINALVSVAKLLQTIVPYMWLYRINAWILIPYKKDIASRKLFIREAIRLGEKEFKKWLRMSTEIKGNLQEFLIKEASAPVLYLMGDRDHMFLPTVSNLVKKHFNSKLEIIKNSGHVCNIDQPDIFNERSIQFIKSISS
- a CDS encoding NAD(P)H-dependent oxidoreductase subunit E — encoded protein: MPKIKLAENTVQLIKDICVEFENKESELINVLHQVQSKLGYLPAEVQEVIAKELKTSVAKVYGVVTFYSFFTMIPQGENPISICMGTACYVRGAEQVLNEFKRQLKVEVGESTEDGKFSINCLRCVGACGLAPVVTVGEKVYGRVAPTDVKKIIAEYHNR
- a CDS encoding NADH-dependent [FeFe] hydrogenase, group A6, producing the protein MDTVNLTIDNKPVVVKSGTTILEAASGVGMHIPTLCHMKLDDLNIENKPGGCRICVVEVEGRRNLAPACCTDVSEGMKINTHSMRVINARRTVMELILSDHPFDCLICAKSGNCDLQDMAHNLGIREIHYKGEQSTYREDTSPAIIREVDKCIMCRRCETMCNEVQTVGVLSAINRGFESVVSPAFEMNLDHSVCTYCGQCVAVCPTGALTEVDETGKVIRALSDPTKTVIVQTAPAVRAALGEEFGMEAGSLVTGKLVAALRRLGFDHVFDTDFAADLTIMEEGTELLNRLGKHLAGDKDVKLPILTSCCPAWVKFFEHQFPEMKDIPSTARSPQQMFGAIAKTYFADQLGIKREDLVVVSIMPCVAKKYECGRDEFKTNDNPDVDHAITTRELAALIKLSNIDFTALPNEDFDNPLGESTGAGVIFGTTGGVIEAAVRTAYEVHTKKELPKLDFEELRGMEGIREATIDFDGLPIKIGIAHGLGNARKLLEDIQAGKSEFHAIEIMSCPGGCIGGGGQPYHHGDATVLKKRQAALYQEDKNKTLRKSHENPHIIELYEKFLGEPMSEKAHHLLHTEYFDRT
- a CDS encoding prolyl oligopeptidase family serine peptidase, which translates into the protein MMKLLKKLTTFCIAFLMYFGAAAQVDIEYQKPPKEILELIDAPAVPSAVFDAKNENIVLLHRNQFKSIAELSEPELRLAGLRINPVTNIGSRTRYYTNISLMKVGEPNEIEVSNVPATERLANFTWSPDQSKMAFTNTVDEGVELWVLDIEKATCKKLTDAKLNANIGSAFEWFEDNNQLLVKMLPADKKPLIDKATAVPTGPKVSVSDGQKAQNRTYQDLLKDKADELNFQQLAKSTIYTVDLDGNTSEWKETAMYTGMSFSPDGEYVMISNLDLPFSYLVTYSRFPSKTTIYDKAGNLIKVVRDVPLEEVRPKGFMSTTKEIRGLRWRADKPASIYYVQPLDGGDPAVEVDFRDELFTLDAPFDGEAKSILKTQQRFARIIWGNDDVAIATDEWWNTRNEKTYLFNPGDASAEPVILFDRNTNDRYNDPGSFVTTKNELGTYTLEMDKNTLYLTGRGYSPEGIRPFFDAFDLKTRETERLWRADGETTLENISRVIDADKGVLLTRVETSTQYPNYYIRNIKKRIAPQQITFFKNPFQSIADIHKEIINYKREDGLDLSGTLYLPAGYDMEKKEKLPMVMWAYPREYKDKSAASQVTSSPHTFTAPSAGSIIFWVTRGYVVLDDAAFPIVGEGDAEPNDTFRKQLVANAKAAIDAVDELGYIDRERVAVGGHSYGAFMTANLLSHSDLFAAGIARSGAYNRTLTPFGFQREERTYWEAPEVYYTMSPFMHADKMKTPLLLIHGIADNNAGTYPMQSERYFNALKGMGAPVRLVMLPKESHGYSARESILHMLWEQDQWLEKYVKNKK